A region of Mesorhizobium sp. AR02 DNA encodes the following proteins:
- a CDS encoding DUF3422 family protein, protein MSDDPSNLEFQPRAKGSVMGFPAHEGRPGALGEVHARPHPLIEKPRVLVQLAFMTEGGSGVDHAVLSELSRRLGIAAPDRQARHHAMKWGKGSLRWERHTEFSTYLWEGPLSESGRTQEDMPFGNGFSPPGTVISGIRLEIRKWTQASERLIAAFDPTSLCYSLVERGNAAIVTDFRQDGDGMTRILVLDRGLTPARTGALSQRLIDIETYRTLAMLGLPLALTLSGRARRIEDRLAQTTREMKVAETRDSQTLLADLTELAAELEADAASSLYRFGASRAYDGIVVERLEALEEEAVPGYDTWGGFLQRRVAPAMRTCRSVEERQANLSRKLTRATTLLRTWVDVEVEKQNRDLLASMNNRARLQLRLQQTVEGLSVAAVSYYVVGLIGYVAKGASIFGHAFAPEMVTAASVPVAILLVWWGVRRVRRMHSEPAKHPGE, encoded by the coding sequence GTGTCAGACGACCCGTCCAATCTCGAGTTCCAGCCGCGCGCCAAGGGCAGCGTCATGGGGTTTCCCGCGCATGAGGGCCGGCCCGGCGCGCTGGGCGAGGTCCATGCCAGGCCGCATCCGCTGATCGAAAAGCCGCGCGTCCTGGTGCAACTCGCCTTCATGACCGAAGGCGGCTCCGGCGTCGACCACGCCGTGCTCTCCGAACTGTCGCGGCGTCTCGGTATCGCCGCACCCGATCGCCAGGCCCGCCATCATGCCATGAAATGGGGCAAGGGCTCGCTGCGCTGGGAGCGGCATACGGAATTCTCGACCTATCTGTGGGAAGGGCCGCTTTCCGAAAGCGGCAGGACGCAGGAGGATATGCCGTTCGGCAACGGCTTTTCGCCGCCGGGCACCGTCATCTCCGGCATCCGACTCGAAATCCGCAAATGGACACAGGCGAGCGAGCGGCTGATCGCGGCCTTCGACCCGACCAGCCTGTGCTACTCGCTGGTCGAGCGCGGCAATGCGGCCATCGTCACTGATTTTCGCCAGGACGGCGACGGCATGACCCGCATACTGGTGCTCGATCGCGGCCTGACGCCGGCGCGCACCGGGGCGCTGTCGCAGCGGCTGATCGACATCGAAACCTACCGCACGCTGGCCATGCTTGGCCTGCCGCTGGCCCTGACCTTGTCCGGCCGCGCCCGCCGCATCGAGGACAGGCTGGCCCAGACCACGCGGGAAATGAAGGTCGCCGAGACCCGTGACAGCCAGACGCTGCTGGCCGACCTGACCGAGCTCGCCGCCGAACTGGAAGCCGACGCTGCTTCCAGCCTCTACCGCTTCGGCGCCAGCCGTGCCTATGACGGCATCGTCGTCGAGCGGCTGGAAGCGCTCGAGGAAGAGGCCGTGCCCGGCTACGACACTTGGGGCGGTTTTTTGCAGCGTCGTGTCGCCCCGGCCATGCGCACCTGCCGCTCGGTCGAGGAACGTCAGGCCAATCTGTCGCGCAAACTGACCCGCGCCACGACACTGCTGCGCACCTGGGTCGATGTCGAGGTCGAGAAGCAGAACCGTGACTTGCTCGCCTCGATGAACAACCGCGCCCGCCTGCAACTGCGCCTGCAGCAGACCGTCGAGGGCCTCTCGGTCGCCGCCGTCTCCTACTACGTCGTCGGCCTCATCGGTTATGTCGCCAAGGGAGCCTCGATCTTCGGGCATGCTTTCGCGCCCGAGATGGTCACCGCCGCTTCGGTGCCGGTCGCCATCCTGCTGGTCTGGTGGGGCGTGCGCCGTGTGCGCCGGATGCATTCCGAGCCGGCGAAGCACCCGGGGGAATAG